The window CATCAGTAACTGTCCTCTTTACATTACTGCATCATGATTGTTTGAACTTTTAACGAAGTTCCCATTTCGGACATGCAAATGGACTGGCCATCCTACTTTGGAGTATATTTCTATATTTCACTCTCCATATAAATGTTTCTTTATTCTCTTCTCTTCAATTTAAAATAGGAAATAATATCAAAGTTCTAAAACAGGAAAGGAGGAGGAGGGTTGGGTTTAAAACCTTAGGTATCGCTGGTAACTCTGAGACTCTGCAGTTTCAAATACATAAAGATATGACCCCGAAAGCACCAGAAAACATGTTTGCCACGTAGCAATTGAATTCCCAATTCCCTGTAAGATGAGGGCTATTTAGGTTTCTGATTTAACCAAAAAAGTTATTACCTCAAATATAATCGCTAACGGAAACATTTTTAAAAGGTTTGCAGAAGTACCTTCGAAACTAGAATTCTACCATCAAAGATTTGGCACTTTAATGGATATACATGTCGATGGGTAACTTGGATGAGGCACTTTAATCTTCAGAAAACCAGAGGCACAAACAAGATAAGAACAAATTATGCTCAACAAAAATGCGATGCAGATCATTACTGTAGTACAGTTTTGATAAGTACACGACAGACAAACCTGATTAACAAGTACTGCCATTCCACACCTATCAATGACAGAATACACATTATCAGCTTCTTTGGCCCGTGGTGAGCTTATTATTTGACTATCATGAGTTAGTTTAACCAAACTGCAACTCCCAAAATCAGAGCCACAGTCCGTAAAAAAGGCAGCAAAATCACGTCCTGATATGTAAAATCGAGAATAAAGATTATGCCTCTGCTCATCAGACTGGCTTTCCTGTAAAAACACCAAATCATACAAGAGAAGGCCAAACAACGTTGTCAATAAAAAGGCCAAACAACAAAAGTGCAACTCAATTCCCCACAGCTCAAGCAGCATACCGCAGTGTGTAGTGTAAAATGACCAAAGTCCAAAAGAAAATGACTATCAC is drawn from Arachis hypogaea cultivar Tifrunner chromosome 12, arahy.Tifrunner.gnm2.J5K5, whole genome shotgun sequence and contains these coding sequences:
- the LOC112726214 gene encoding uncharacterized protein yields the protein MVLEEKSRFAFDVDLDAPKVRIPLRSRGSARCDSHFLLDFGHFTLHTAESQSDEQRHNLYSRFYISGRDFAAFFTDCGSDFGSCSLVKLTHDSQIISSPRAKEADNVYSVIDRCGMAVLVNQIKVPHPSYPSTCISIKVPNL